One window from the genome of Amycolatopsis sp. NBC_01480 encodes:
- a CDS encoding TetR/AcrR family transcriptional regulator codes for MTETGKVPAVLARLWRLPAGPRLGRPAELDVDRVVRAAVDLADRDGLDGVTLLKVAQELGVTKMSLYRHVGSKGELFGLMADFATGAPPEIDAPDWREEARQWARAHRDIYRRRPWMVHLPVSGPPGGPHAIGWMDTLLRVLRGTGLDWATKVSVLNLLGGYVRQSALVTQQLAEGRRDSGREQAEIEQDYGRSLIHLVDHNRFPDAAELFASTLFEAPGAAAGDTDPGGREFEFGLDLILDGLAATIARVSAAG; via the coding sequence GTGACGGAGACAGGGAAGGTGCCCGCGGTGCTGGCGCGCCTGTGGCGGCTGCCGGCCGGGCCGCGGCTCGGCCGTCCCGCCGAGCTGGACGTGGACCGGGTCGTGCGCGCGGCGGTGGACCTGGCCGACCGCGACGGGCTGGACGGCGTCACGCTGCTGAAGGTCGCGCAGGAACTGGGTGTCACGAAGATGTCCCTGTACCGGCACGTCGGCTCGAAGGGCGAGCTGTTCGGGCTGATGGCGGACTTCGCCACCGGCGCGCCCCCGGAGATCGACGCCCCGGACTGGCGCGAGGAGGCCCGCCAGTGGGCGCGCGCCCACCGCGACATCTACCGGCGACGGCCGTGGATGGTGCACCTGCCCGTTTCGGGCCCGCCCGGTGGTCCCCACGCGATCGGCTGGATGGACACCCTGCTGCGCGTGCTGCGCGGCACCGGCCTCGACTGGGCGACAAAGGTGAGCGTGCTGAACCTGCTCGGCGGCTACGTCCGCCAGTCCGCCCTGGTGACGCAGCAGTTGGCCGAGGGCCGCCGAGACTCCGGCCGCGAACAGGCCGAGATCGAACAGGACTACGGCCGGTCACTGATCCACCTGGTAGACCACAACCGCTTCCCGGACGCGGCGGAGCTCTTCGCCTCCACCCTGTTCGAAGCGCCCGGTGCCGCGGCTGGAGACACAGACCCGGGGGGCCGGGAGTTCGAATTCGGCCTGGACCTGATCCTCGACGGCCTCGCCGCAACCATCGCCAGGGTCTCCGCCGCCGGATGA
- a CDS encoding GTP pyrophosphokinase produces MVYKFAIEELMTKLRILSEEFDFAHRHDPIEHISSRVKRPAAIGQKLRRRGLGTDPATITEQLDDIAGVRVVCPFLSDVYHVARMLTGQDDVELVRSKDYVANPKDNGYRSLHLIVRIPVFLSDRVEKVKVEVQLRTIAMDFWATLEHKLNYKYTDRLPEDFAGELASTAVVAAQLDTRMQQLHERMRGANSFLAPL; encoded by the coding sequence ATGGTGTACAAGTTCGCCATCGAGGAGCTGATGACGAAGCTGCGCATCCTCAGCGAGGAGTTCGACTTCGCCCACCGGCACGACCCGATCGAGCACATCAGCAGCCGGGTCAAGCGGCCCGCGGCCATCGGGCAGAAGCTGCGCCGGCGCGGCCTGGGCACCGACCCCGCGACCATCACCGAGCAGCTCGACGACATCGCCGGCGTGCGCGTGGTCTGCCCGTTCCTGTCCGACGTCTACCACGTCGCGCGGATGCTGACCGGCCAGGACGACGTGGAGCTGGTGCGCAGCAAGGACTACGTGGCGAACCCGAAGGACAACGGCTACCGCAGCCTGCACCTGATCGTGCGGATCCCGGTGTTCCTGTCCGACCGGGTGGAGAAGGTCAAGGTCGAGGTGCAGCTGCGCACCATCGCGATGGACTTCTGGGCCACCCTCGAGCACAAGCTGAACTACAAGTACACCGACCGGCTGCCCGAGGACTTCGCCGGCGAGCTGGCCAGCACCGCGGTGGTGGCCGCGCAGCTGGACACCCGGATGCAGCAGCTGCACGAGCGCATGCGCGGCGCGAACAGCTTCCTCGCCCCGCTCTGA
- a CDS encoding TetR/AcrR family transcriptional regulator, giving the protein MTAQVGTRLRSDARDNRGRILAAARAAFAAEGFAVPIREIARRAGVGVATVYRHFETKEALLAQAFADELTPCSAIVEEGLAAADPWRGFSLVIERLMEVHALDRGLARVFTARFPAPAEFAEDRNRTLRLLLELVRRAKETGALRADFVLEDISLALMANEGIRAESPQARVAASRRFAALMIQSFQAEPVVAALPPAVRLPVSRRTKSS; this is encoded by the coding sequence GTGACGGCTCAAGTGGGAACGCGGCTCCGCTCGGACGCCCGCGACAACCGCGGGCGCATCCTCGCCGCTGCCCGCGCCGCCTTCGCCGCGGAGGGCTTCGCGGTGCCGATCCGCGAGATCGCCCGCCGTGCCGGGGTCGGCGTCGCGACCGTCTACCGGCACTTCGAGACCAAGGAAGCCCTGCTGGCCCAAGCTTTCGCCGACGAGCTGACGCCGTGCTCGGCGATCGTCGAGGAGGGCCTCGCCGCGGCCGACCCGTGGCGCGGGTTCAGCCTGGTGATCGAGCGGCTGATGGAGGTCCACGCCCTCGACCGGGGCCTCGCGCGTGTGTTCACGGCGCGGTTCCCGGCCCCGGCCGAATTCGCCGAGGACCGCAACCGGACGCTGCGCCTGCTGCTCGAACTGGTGCGGCGCGCCAAGGAAACGGGCGCCCTGCGCGCGGACTTCGTGCTGGAGGACATCAGCCTGGCCCTGATGGCGAACGAGGGCATCCGCGCCGAGTCGCCGCAGGCCAGAGTGGCGGCTTCGCGGCGGTTCGCTGCGCTGATGATCCAGTCCTTCCAGGCGGAACCGGTGGTGGCCGCGCTTCCGCCGGCGGTGCGGTTGCCGGTTTCGCGGCGCACCAAGAGCTCGTGA
- a CDS encoding Fur family transcriptional regulator → MRQTSAVPTASDFERMLRGVSLRVTRPRLAVLSAVHDHPHADTDSIIGVVRDDLGGVSHQAVYDVLRALTTAGLLRRIEPPGSVARYEARVGDNHHHVVCRSCGVVADVDCAVGPAPCLTASDDHGFTIDEAEVIFWGLCPDCTALTS, encoded by the coding sequence ATGCGGCAGACTTCGGCCGTGCCCACGGCTTCGGACTTCGAGCGGATGCTGCGCGGGGTCTCCCTGCGCGTGACCCGCCCACGCCTGGCAGTGCTGTCCGCGGTCCACGACCACCCGCACGCCGACACCGATTCGATCATCGGCGTCGTGCGGGACGACCTCGGCGGGGTCTCCCACCAGGCCGTCTACGACGTGCTGCGGGCACTGACCACCGCGGGCCTGCTGCGGCGGATCGAACCGCCGGGCTCCGTCGCGCGGTACGAGGCGCGCGTCGGGGACAACCATCACCACGTCGTGTGCCGCTCGTGCGGGGTGGTGGCCGACGTCGACTGCGCCGTGGGTCCCGCGCCCTGCTTGACTGCCTCCGATGATCACGGGTTCACGATCGACGAAGCCGAGGTCATCTTCTGGGGCCTGTGTCCCGACTGCACCGCGCTCACATCCTGA
- a CDS encoding NADP-dependent oxidoreductase, with protein MRAIEFTGYGPATQVIRVAEVAEPHAGPGEIRIAVRASGLSAGEVRIRSGAMRDAVTPEFPYRTGFDAAGVVDEVGEGVTGVAIGDEVFGWTTMTARGANADFAALSAWAPKPSAWSWAEAGGAAGAVESATRVLDRLGVGAGHTVLVQGAAGGVGTVAVQLAVARGATVIGTASERNHEFLRSLGAVPTTYGTGLQQRIHALAPSGVDAVFDCAGGSLPDLVAIAGAARVVTIADTTAAAHGVHLSHGAPSDETGKTMGNADPLAVHALALAVKLADEGRLRIPVAAAFPLTEAAAAHELSESRHARGKIVLVH; from the coding sequence ATGAGAGCCATCGAATTCACCGGTTACGGTCCGGCCACCCAAGTAATACGCGTCGCCGAAGTGGCGGAGCCGCACGCCGGACCGGGTGAAATCCGCATCGCCGTACGGGCCTCCGGGCTTTCGGCCGGCGAGGTCCGTATCCGCTCCGGGGCGATGCGGGACGCGGTGACGCCGGAGTTCCCCTACCGGACCGGGTTCGACGCCGCGGGAGTCGTGGACGAGGTCGGCGAAGGCGTCACCGGCGTGGCCATCGGCGACGAGGTGTTCGGCTGGACCACGATGACCGCGCGCGGCGCCAACGCCGACTTCGCCGCCCTGTCCGCCTGGGCCCCCAAACCGTCCGCGTGGAGCTGGGCAGAAGCGGGCGGCGCCGCGGGAGCCGTCGAGTCGGCCACCCGGGTATTGGACCGGCTGGGAGTCGGCGCCGGGCACACCGTGCTGGTGCAGGGCGCGGCCGGCGGGGTCGGCACGGTCGCCGTCCAGCTCGCGGTCGCCCGCGGGGCCACCGTCATCGGCACGGCGAGCGAACGCAACCACGAGTTCCTCCGTTCCCTCGGCGCGGTGCCGACGACCTATGGAACCGGTCTGCAGCAACGAATCCACGCGCTGGCACCGTCCGGAGTGGACGCGGTGTTCGACTGCGCCGGCGGTTCTCTGCCCGACCTCGTCGCCATCGCGGGCGCCGCGCGGGTCGTGACGATCGCCGACACCACCGCGGCGGCCCACGGCGTGCACCTGTCGCACGGCGCGCCGTCCGACGAAACCGGCAAGACCATGGGCAACGCCGATCCCCTCGCCGTGCACGCGCTGGCGCTGGCAGTGAAACTCGCCGACGAGGGACGGCTGCGGATCCCGGTCGCCGCGGCGTTCCCGCTCACCGAAGCCGCGGCCGCGCACGAACTGAGCGAAAGCCGGCACGCGCGCGGGAAGATCGTGCTGGTGCACTGA
- a CDS encoding PASTA domain-containing protein, translated as MGRFVQVGLVVVMLGSLAGACGQPPGSGSSQTTVTQTVTETAGPSAAPVPSAEGDIVVPDVSGMNHQDAQNKMQAAGLYNLREVDSTGKHRAMILDRNWCQTGQDPKPGAKVGKQAVITLYARKCDEH; from the coding sequence GTGGGCAGGTTCGTGCAGGTCGGGCTGGTTGTTGTGATGCTCGGGTCTTTGGCCGGGGCGTGCGGGCAGCCGCCGGGGTCTGGGTCCAGCCAGACGACCGTCACGCAGACCGTCACCGAAACGGCCGGTCCCTCCGCGGCCCCGGTGCCGTCGGCGGAGGGGGACATCGTGGTGCCGGACGTCTCCGGCATGAACCACCAGGACGCGCAGAACAAGATGCAGGCCGCGGGCCTCTACAACCTCCGCGAGGTCGATTCCACCGGCAAGCACCGGGCGATGATCCTCGACCGCAACTGGTGCCAGACCGGCCAGGACCCCAAGCCGGGCGCCAAGGTCGGGAAGCAAGCAGTGATCACCCTGTACGCCCGCAAGTGCGACGAGCACTGA
- a CDS encoding GNAT family N-acetyltransferase yields MPELIAPTARLHAAWLEAHHEWGPGTHEDGFGLDPDDEVESPSGFAAWVASLADEPDPARARCTFRWIVEDGRVLGGIALRHRDDDFTRRAGHIGYGIRPSARRRGLASWALGRMLGLARAAGLRRVLLVCEAGNLASAKTIELNGGVLETARPVRRYWIDLAPADRA; encoded by the coding sequence ATGCCCGAGCTGATCGCGCCCACCGCCCGGCTGCACGCGGCCTGGCTGGAGGCGCACCACGAGTGGGGCCCCGGCACGCACGAGGACGGGTTCGGGCTGGACCCCGACGACGAAGTCGAGTCGCCGTCCGGATTCGCGGCCTGGGTGGCGTCGCTCGCCGACGAGCCGGACCCGGCCCGCGCGCGCTGCACGTTCCGGTGGATCGTCGAGGACGGCCGGGTGCTCGGCGGGATCGCGCTGCGGCACCGCGACGACGACTTCACCCGCCGGGCCGGCCACATCGGCTACGGCATCCGCCCGTCCGCGCGCCGCCGCGGCCTGGCCTCGTGGGCGCTGGGCCGCATGCTCGGCCTCGCGCGCGCCGCGGGCCTGCGCCGGGTCCTGCTGGTCTGCGAGGCGGGAAACCTGGCCTCCGCCAAGACGATCGAGCTCAACGGCGGGGTGCTCGAAACCGCCCGCCCGGTGCGCCGTTACTGGATCGACCTCGCGCCGGCCGACCGGGCCTGA
- a CDS encoding MDR family MFS transporter, which yields MTHTTNASSPARERAPSAPGLLIAVLVGSAFVMILNETILSVALRDLTADLGVPTTTIQWLTSGFLLTMAVVIPTTGFLLERFSPRSVFLFSISAFSLGTLLCGVAPGFGLLLVGRIVQACGTAVMLPLLMTTVMRLVPVHRRGAMMGTISIVIAVAPAIGPTIGGAVLSSLGWRWMFWIVLPLSLAALVIGAVRLRISSETRAVPLDLVSVLLSAIGFGGVLYGLSTAGESAGAKPFVPPWVAIVVGVVSLVVFTWRQLRLQRRDRALLDLRPFTHRGFVVALVLTALLFMCLIGAGAILLPLYLQTVLHTSTLVSGLAVLPGGLVLGLLGRPVGAWFDKVGSRPLVIPGSAAMAVALWLFTTLGPGSPLIAVIAIHVLLMAGLGLMMTPLMTESLGVLPDHLYSHGSAILSTLQQVAGALGTTVFVTVATLASANGSAASPDSSGLHASFIVAGCIGVAAFGMSWLVRSTGGTSEPAPEPEPELEAKQS from the coding sequence ATGACGCACACCACGAACGCCTCCTCACCGGCCAGAGAGCGCGCACCGTCCGCGCCCGGGCTGTTGATCGCGGTGCTGGTCGGATCGGCCTTCGTGATGATCCTCAACGAGACGATCCTCAGCGTCGCGCTGCGCGACCTCACCGCCGACCTCGGCGTGCCCACCACCACGATCCAGTGGCTGACCAGCGGATTCCTGCTCACCATGGCGGTGGTCATCCCGACCACGGGCTTCCTGCTCGAACGGTTCAGCCCGCGCAGCGTGTTCCTCTTCTCGATCTCGGCGTTCAGCCTCGGCACGCTGCTGTGCGGCGTGGCGCCCGGGTTCGGGCTGCTGCTGGTCGGCCGGATCGTGCAGGCCTGCGGCACAGCGGTGATGCTGCCGCTGCTGATGACCACGGTGATGCGGCTGGTGCCGGTGCACCGCCGGGGCGCGATGATGGGCACGATCAGCATCGTCATCGCCGTCGCGCCGGCGATCGGGCCGACCATCGGCGGCGCGGTGCTGTCCTCGCTGGGCTGGCGCTGGATGTTCTGGATCGTGCTGCCGCTCTCGCTCGCCGCGCTGGTGATCGGCGCGGTGCGGCTGCGGATCAGCAGCGAGACCCGCGCGGTGCCGCTCGACCTGGTGTCGGTGCTGCTGTCCGCGATCGGGTTCGGCGGGGTGCTGTACGGGCTGTCGACGGCCGGTGAATCCGCTGGCGCGAAGCCGTTTGTGCCGCCGTGGGTGGCCATCGTGGTCGGGGTGGTCTCGCTGGTGGTGTTCACCTGGCGCCAGCTCCGGCTGCAGCGCCGTGACCGGGCGCTGCTGGACCTGCGGCCGTTCACGCACCGCGGGTTCGTGGTGGCGCTGGTGCTGACCGCGCTGCTGTTCATGTGCCTGATCGGCGCGGGCGCGATCCTGCTGCCGCTGTACCTGCAGACCGTGCTGCACACCTCGACCCTGGTGAGCGGCCTGGCCGTGCTGCCCGGCGGCCTGGTCCTCGGCCTGCTCGGCCGCCCGGTCGGCGCCTGGTTCGACAAGGTCGGCTCCCGCCCGCTGGTCATCCCGGGCTCGGCGGCCATGGCGGTCGCGCTGTGGCTGTTCACCACGCTCGGCCCGGGCTCGCCGCTGATCGCGGTGATCGCCATCCACGTGCTGCTGATGGCCGGGCTGGGCCTGATGATGACCCCGCTGATGACCGAGTCCCTCGGCGTCCTGCCCGACCACCTGTACTCCCACGGCAGCGCGATCCTCTCGACCCTGCAGCAGGTCGCCGGCGCCCTCGGCACCACCGTTTTCGTCACCGTCGCCACCCTCGCGAGCGCGAACGGCTCCGCGGCCAGCCCGGACTCCTCAGGCCTGCACGCGTCGTTCATCGTGGCCGGCTGCATCGGCGTCGCGGCCTTCGGCATGTCCTGGCTGGTGCGCTCCACCGGCGGCACCTCGGAGCCCGCACCCGAGCCTGAGCCGGAACTGGAGGCGAAACAGTCCTGA
- the katG gene encoding catalase/peroxidase HPI, which yields MSDSPDAVVGEMNEESAGGCPVSAGRFGHPTEGGSNREWWPNQLNLKILRKHPAVADPMDSDFDYAAEFQTVDLDALAADVDAVLTTSQDWWPADFGHYGPLMIRMAWHSAGTYRIDDGRGGAGAGMQRFAPLNSWPDNGNLDKARRLLWPVKKKYGRKISWADLMIFTGNRALETMGFKTFGFAGGRADVWEPDEDVYWGPERTWLGDERYTGDRELENPLAAVQMGLIYVNPEGPNGNPDPLASARDIRETFGRMAMNDEETVALIAGGHTFGKTHGAADADEHVGAEPEGAPLEEQGLGWKNSFGSGKGRDAITSGLEVTWTTTPTRWSNQFFDNLFGYEWELTKSPAGANQWVAKDGAGANTIPDPETGELVRPPMMLTTDLALRVDPVYEQISRRFHENPDQFADAFARAWFKLTHRDMGPIQRYLGPLVPQEELIWQDRVPAVDHELVGDAEIADLKAQILGSGLTVAQLVSTAWASASTFRGSDKRGGANGARIRLEPQRGWEVNEPETLTQVLSTLEGIQESFNSAQTGGKKISLADLIVLGGVAAVEKAAKDAGFEVPVPFTPGRTDASQEQTDAESFAPLEPSADGFRNYRGKGNRLPSEYLLVDRANLLNLSAPEMTVLVGGLRVLGANHQQSKAGVFTSAPGTLTNDFFANLLDLGTEWKPAEDGPHPESFEARDASGAVKWTGSRVDLLFGSNSELRALAEVYASDDAKEKFARDFVAAWDKVMSNDRFDLG from the coding sequence GTGTCTGACAGCCCTGACGCCGTCGTCGGCGAGATGAACGAGGAGAGCGCGGGCGGCTGCCCGGTCTCGGCCGGGCGCTTCGGCCACCCCACCGAGGGCGGCAGCAACCGTGAGTGGTGGCCCAACCAGCTCAACCTGAAGATCCTGCGGAAGCACCCGGCCGTGGCCGACCCGATGGACAGCGACTTCGACTACGCGGCCGAGTTCCAGACCGTCGACCTCGACGCGCTGGCCGCCGACGTCGACGCCGTGCTGACCACCTCGCAGGACTGGTGGCCCGCCGACTTCGGCCACTACGGCCCGCTGATGATCCGGATGGCGTGGCACAGCGCGGGCACCTACCGCATCGACGACGGCCGCGGCGGGGCCGGCGCCGGCATGCAGCGCTTCGCGCCGCTGAACAGCTGGCCGGACAACGGCAACCTGGACAAGGCGCGCCGGCTGCTGTGGCCGGTCAAGAAGAAGTACGGCCGCAAGATCTCGTGGGCCGACCTGATGATCTTCACCGGCAACCGCGCCCTGGAGACCATGGGCTTCAAGACCTTCGGCTTCGCCGGCGGCCGCGCGGACGTGTGGGAGCCCGACGAGGACGTGTACTGGGGCCCGGAGCGCACCTGGCTCGGCGACGAGCGCTACACCGGCGACCGCGAGCTGGAGAACCCGCTGGCCGCCGTCCAGATGGGCCTGATCTACGTCAACCCCGAGGGCCCCAACGGGAACCCGGACCCGCTCGCCTCGGCGCGCGACATCCGCGAGACCTTCGGCCGCATGGCGATGAACGACGAGGAGACCGTCGCGCTGATCGCCGGCGGGCACACCTTCGGCAAGACCCACGGCGCGGCCGACGCGGACGAGCACGTCGGCGCGGAGCCCGAGGGCGCCCCGCTCGAGGAGCAGGGCCTCGGCTGGAAGAACTCCTTCGGCAGCGGCAAGGGCCGCGACGCGATCACCAGCGGCCTCGAGGTCACCTGGACCACCACGCCGACGCGCTGGAGCAACCAGTTCTTCGACAACCTGTTCGGCTACGAGTGGGAGCTGACGAAGAGCCCGGCCGGCGCCAACCAGTGGGTGGCGAAGGACGGCGCCGGGGCGAACACCATCCCGGACCCCGAGACCGGTGAGCTCGTGCGCCCGCCGATGATGCTGACCACCGACCTGGCGCTGCGCGTCGACCCGGTGTACGAGCAGATCTCCCGGCGGTTCCACGAGAACCCGGACCAGTTCGCCGACGCGTTCGCCCGCGCCTGGTTCAAGCTCACCCACCGCGACATGGGCCCGATCCAGCGTTACCTCGGCCCGCTCGTCCCGCAGGAGGAGCTGATCTGGCAGGACCGCGTCCCGGCCGTCGACCACGAGCTGGTCGGCGACGCCGAGATCGCGGACCTCAAGGCCCAGATCCTCGGCTCGGGCCTGACCGTCGCGCAGCTCGTCTCGACCGCGTGGGCTTCGGCCTCGACGTTCCGCGGCAGTGACAAGCGCGGTGGCGCCAACGGCGCGCGCATCCGCCTCGAGCCGCAGCGCGGCTGGGAGGTCAACGAGCCCGAGACCCTGACCCAGGTGCTCAGCACGCTCGAGGGCATCCAGGAGTCGTTCAACAGCGCGCAGACCGGCGGGAAGAAGATCTCGCTGGCCGACCTCATCGTGCTGGGCGGCGTCGCCGCGGTCGAGAAGGCCGCGAAGGACGCCGGCTTCGAGGTGCCGGTGCCGTTCACCCCGGGCCGCACCGACGCGTCGCAGGAGCAGACCGACGCCGAGTCGTTCGCGCCGCTGGAGCCGTCGGCCGACGGTTTCCGCAACTACCGCGGCAAGGGCAACCGGCTGCCGTCGGAGTACCTGCTGGTCGACCGCGCCAACCTGCTGAACCTGAGCGCCCCGGAGATGACCGTGCTCGTCGGCGGCCTGCGGGTGCTGGGCGCGAACCACCAGCAGTCCAAGGCGGGCGTGTTCACCTCGGCCCCGGGCACGCTGACCAACGACTTCTTCGCCAACCTGCTCGACCTGGGCACGGAGTGGAAGCCCGCGGAAGACGGCCCGCACCCGGAAAGCTTCGAAGCCCGCGACGCCTCCGGTGCGGTCAAGTGGACCGGCAGCCGCGTCGACCTGCTGTTCGGCTCCAACTCGGAACTGCGCGCCCTCGCCGAGGTCTACGCCAGCGACGACGCCAAGGAAAAGTTCGCGCGCGACTTCGTGGCCGCGTGGGACAAGGTGATGAGCAACGACCGCTTCGACCTCGGCTGA
- a CDS encoding TetR/AcrR family transcriptional regulator yields MARRGDALREHILWAAKDVFIETGFERASMDVVAARAETSKRSLYAHFESKDKLFLAVLDLVRELYFEQLKTPRDYAADATEATVLFCGRFLQLLLWRSALRTCRLSMTEAERLPEAAARYYDAIFATPQERLAAFAGESFDLGPDAAANLARELLGRTVYPRLFRALLGVEPPLDERPDEGSIAADVDLGAIRRALADLLAGTALGSCALEKQ; encoded by the coding sequence ATGGCACGACGCGGTGACGCGCTGCGGGAGCACATCCTGTGGGCGGCGAAGGACGTCTTCATCGAGACCGGCTTCGAACGCGCGTCGATGGACGTCGTGGCCGCGCGGGCCGAGACGTCGAAGCGCTCGCTGTACGCGCACTTCGAGAGCAAGGACAAACTGTTCCTCGCCGTGCTCGACCTGGTGCGCGAGCTGTACTTCGAGCAGCTCAAGACCCCGCGTGACTACGCCGCGGACGCGACCGAGGCGACCGTGCTGTTCTGCGGCCGTTTCCTGCAACTGCTGCTGTGGCGCTCCGCGCTCCGCACCTGCCGGCTGAGCATGACCGAGGCCGAGCGCCTGCCGGAGGCGGCGGCCCGCTACTACGACGCGATCTTCGCCACGCCGCAGGAGCGCCTCGCGGCCTTCGCCGGGGAGTCGTTCGACCTCGGCCCGGACGCGGCCGCGAATCTGGCCCGCGAACTGCTCGGGCGCACGGTCTACCCGCGGCTCTTCCGGGCCCTGCTCGGCGTCGAGCCGCCGCTGGACGAGCGGCCTGACGAGGGGTCGATCGCCGCAGACGTCGACCTCGGCGCGATCCGGCGGGCGCTGGCGGACCTGCTGGCGGGAACCGCGCTAGGGTCGTGCGCGTTGGAAAAGCAGTGA
- a CDS encoding NPP1 family protein yields MTKLSARRVRSRIGTVLGLTALAVLVPVSAAYADPPHNLPQNANGYEASFSPAYDYDGDGCYATPAIGPDGTLAPGLNTTGAVNGNCHDQSDLDNSQTYARSKCNQGWCAVIYASYFEKDQAVDGSGLGGHRHDWEHVISWINQSTNQVEYVSTTQHSSQVTYPRSQVLFDGTHPKAVYHKDGIGTHFFRLANGNDEPPENYYHTWRQPPIVGWDGWPSTALRDKLMSADFGAATIKISDGRFEDLLTAAKPSGIPFDPRA; encoded by the coding sequence ATGACGAAGCTATCGGCCAGGCGCGTGCGCTCCCGGATCGGGACGGTGCTCGGCCTCACCGCACTGGCGGTGCTGGTCCCCGTGTCGGCGGCGTACGCCGACCCGCCGCACAACCTGCCGCAGAACGCGAACGGCTACGAGGCCTCGTTCTCCCCGGCCTACGACTACGACGGCGACGGCTGTTACGCCACCCCCGCCATCGGGCCGGACGGCACCCTCGCGCCGGGGCTGAACACCACCGGCGCGGTCAACGGCAACTGCCACGACCAGTCCGACCTGGACAACTCGCAGACCTACGCCCGGTCGAAGTGCAACCAGGGCTGGTGCGCGGTGATCTACGCCAGCTACTTCGAGAAGGACCAGGCCGTCGACGGCAGCGGCCTCGGCGGCCACCGGCACGACTGGGAGCACGTGATCTCCTGGATCAACCAGTCGACCAACCAGGTCGAGTACGTGAGCACCACCCAGCACAGCAGCCAGGTCACCTACCCGCGCTCGCAGGTGCTCTTCGACGGCACGCACCCCAAGGCCGTCTACCACAAGGACGGCATCGGCACGCACTTCTTCCGCCTGGCCAACGGGAACGACGAGCCGCCGGAGAACTACTACCACACCTGGCGCCAGCCCCCGATCGTCGGCTGGGACGGCTGGCCCAGCACCGCGCTGCGGGACAAGCTGATGAGCGCGGACTTCGGCGCCGCCACCATCAAGATCAGCGACGGCCGGTTCGAGGACCTGCTCACCGCGGCCAAGCCCAGCGGCATCCCGTTCGACCCGCGCGCCTGA
- a CDS encoding DUF418 domain-containing protein, whose protein sequence is MATETHPAAPRAVRGPVRPGERALAPDLARGAMLLIIALANSASVFFATGPGLDKTPDGAEGVYTVFLFLFVHSRGIPLFAIMFGYALVQLARRQEAAGSAPAAVRRVLVRRNAWLFVFGLVHGILLFAGDILGAYGLVGIVFTLLLLRRGDRLYRVPLWYLGFAACAVVVLAVVVVTGLATGTSGLSTAPTQDSPSMAAGSFGTAVADRLTEWPGTVLSMLPFILFVWVGAWAARRRVLEEPAKHLRGLRLGAVFGLGVAVLGGLPMGLLGGGFLTVDPAIGPAIKLLYEGSGFFGGIGYLCLFGLLAHRLSKTMAAPRDNLVIGAVAALGQRSLSGYLFQTVAWLVLASPFLLALGDGRGSTTFIAAGCGLGVWVLSVVGAYLMQRRSCRGPAEILLRRLTYGRQR, encoded by the coding sequence ATGGCTACTGAGACCCATCCCGCCGCGCCGAGAGCCGTCCGCGGCCCGGTGCGCCCGGGCGAACGCGCTCTGGCGCCCGACCTGGCGCGTGGGGCGATGCTGCTGATCATCGCGCTGGCCAACAGCGCTTCGGTCTTCTTCGCGACCGGGCCAGGGCTGGACAAGACACCCGACGGCGCGGAGGGCGTCTACACGGTGTTCCTGTTCCTGTTCGTGCACTCCAGGGGAATCCCGCTGTTCGCGATCATGTTCGGCTACGCGCTGGTCCAGCTCGCGCGACGGCAGGAGGCGGCGGGGAGCGCGCCGGCCGCGGTGCGCCGCGTGCTGGTCCGGCGCAACGCGTGGCTGTTCGTTTTCGGGCTGGTGCACGGGATCCTGCTGTTCGCCGGGGACATCCTCGGCGCGTACGGACTGGTCGGGATCGTGTTCACCCTGCTCCTGCTGCGCCGCGGGGACCGGCTCTACCGGGTGCCGCTCTGGTATCTCGGCTTCGCCGCCTGCGCCGTCGTCGTGCTGGCTGTGGTCGTGGTGACCGGACTGGCGACCGGCACGTCCGGGCTGTCCACGGCCCCCACCCAGGACTCTCCCTCGATGGCGGCCGGCAGCTTCGGCACGGCGGTGGCGGACCGGCTCACGGAATGGCCGGGGACCGTGCTCAGCATGCTGCCGTTCATCCTGTTCGTATGGGTCGGCGCCTGGGCCGCACGACGGCGCGTGCTGGAGGAGCCCGCGAAGCACCTGCGCGGGCTGCGCCTCGGGGCGGTTTTCGGCCTCGGTGTCGCCGTGCTGGGCGGGCTGCCGATGGGCCTGCTCGGCGGCGGGTTCCTGACCGTCGACCCGGCCATCGGCCCGGCGATCAAGCTGCTCTACGAAGGTTCCGGCTTCTTCGGTGGCATCGGCTACCTCTGCCTGTTCGGACTGCTCGCGCACCGGCTGTCGAAGACCATGGCGGCACCGCGCGACAACTTGGTGATCGGCGCCGTCGCGGCACTGGGCCAGCGCTCGCTCAGCGGCTACCTCTTCCAGACGGTGGCGTGGCTGGTCCTGGCTTCACCGTTCCTGCTCGCCCTCGGCGACGGCCGGGGCAGCACAACGTTCATCGCCGCCGGCTGCGGACTGGGCGTGTGGGTGTTGTCCGTGGTGGGCGCGTATCTCATGCAACGCCGCTCCTGCCGCGGCCCAGCCGAGATCCTGTTGCGGCGCCTCACTTACGGTCGCCAACGCTAG